The following are encoded in a window of Streptococcus pasteurianus genomic DNA:
- a CDS encoding carbon-nitrogen family hydrolase produces the protein MKVSLIQMAIREADPEQNRKKVLELLEKAVHDAPDVIVLPEMWNTGYALKQLADIADVNGKETITDLGNFAKKYHVNLVAGSVATAKENHFFNTTYVFNREGQVIADYDKVHLFGLMVEDEYLQAGNKESVFELDDVKAASVICYDIRFPEWVRTLMSSGAKVLFVVAEWPKERVEQWEILLRARAVENQAFVVAVNRVGDGISDHFSGHSLVIDPLGKIVLQVPDNQEGIFTAELDLTEVEKNRGHIPVFADRKPDLYH, from the coding sequence ATGAAAGTTTCACTTATTCAGATGGCTATCCGTGAAGCGGATCCTGAGCAAAATAGAAAGAAAGTATTGGAGTTATTGGAAAAAGCGGTGCATGATGCGCCAGATGTGATTGTTCTTCCTGAGATGTGGAATACTGGCTATGCCTTGAAACAGCTGGCAGATATTGCTGATGTTAATGGGAAAGAAACGATAACGGATTTAGGAAATTTTGCTAAGAAGTACCATGTTAATTTGGTGGCTGGTTCGGTCGCAACGGCAAAAGAGAATCACTTTTTTAATACGACCTATGTGTTTAATCGAGAGGGGCAAGTGATTGCTGATTATGATAAGGTGCATTTGTTTGGTTTAATGGTAGAAGATGAGTACCTGCAAGCAGGCAATAAAGAAAGTGTCTTTGAACTAGATGATGTCAAAGCAGCTAGTGTGATTTGTTATGACATTCGTTTTCCAGAATGGGTGAGAACCTTGATGTCTAGCGGTGCTAAGGTTTTATTTGTAGTAGCTGAATGGCCCAAAGAACGTGTAGAGCAATGGGAGATTTTATTGCGAGCGCGTGCGGTTGAAAATCAAGCCTTTGTCGTGGCTGTCAATCGGGTTGGCGATGGCATTTCAGACCATTTTTCTGGGCATTCTCTGGTGATTGACCCATTGGGGAAAATCGTTTTACAAGTGCCAGATAATCAAGAGGGAATTTTTACGGCTGAACTTGATTTGACAGAAGTTGAAAAAAATCGAGGTCACATTCCAGTTTTTGCTGACCGCAAGCCAGATTTGTATCATTAG
- a CDS encoding pyridoxal phosphate-dependent aminotransferase: MFSQSKILQELPEQFFASLVAKVNAKVAEGYDVINLGQGNPDQPTYDYIVDALVESAKNPASHKYSQFRGNSNFKAAASQFYKDNYHVNLDSEKEICVLGGAKIGLVEFPLATMNPDELLLLPDPGYPDYLSSVSLGKINYETFPLKAENNFLPDLQAIPEEIAKRAKFIYVNYPNNPTGAVATAAFYEELVAWAKKYEVGVVSDFAYGALGADGYENPSFLSTPGAKDVGIELYTFSKTFNMAGWRLAFAAGNEQLIEALNLLQDHLFVSIFPAIQDAGAVALLDEKAKAAIAGLNQKYNERRHAFVQAAEKIGWHAFESKGSFYAWMPVPEGDDSESFADLLLNEAHVAVAPGKGFGEQGDGYVRIGLLVEPDRLVEAVERINKLKLFEK; this comes from the coding sequence GTGTTTTCACAATCAAAGATTTTACAAGAATTGCCAGAACAGTTTTTTGCTAGTCTTGTCGCAAAAGTTAATGCCAAAGTGGCAGAAGGCTATGATGTCATCAATCTTGGACAGGGCAATCCAGATCAGCCAACTTATGATTACATTGTTGATGCTTTAGTTGAATCAGCCAAAAATCCTGCTTCTCATAAATACTCGCAATTTCGTGGAAATAGTAATTTTAAAGCGGCAGCCAGTCAATTTTATAAGGACAATTATCATGTAAATCTTGATAGCGAAAAGGAAATTTGTGTCCTTGGTGGCGCAAAGATTGGCTTGGTAGAATTTCCTCTGGCGACAATGAATCCTGATGAATTGCTCTTGTTGCCAGACCCAGGTTATCCAGATTATCTCTCAAGTGTGTCGCTTGGAAAAATCAACTATGAGACATTTCCGTTAAAAGCTGAAAATAATTTCTTACCAGACTTGCAAGCTATTCCTGAAGAAATAGCTAAACGTGCGAAATTCATCTATGTTAATTATCCTAATAATCCGACAGGTGCGGTTGCAACTGCAGCGTTTTACGAAGAACTCGTCGCTTGGGCTAAAAAATACGAGGTTGGGGTAGTTAGCGATTTTGCTTATGGTGCCTTAGGGGCAGACGGTTATGAGAATCCAAGCTTTTTGTCAACACCTGGAGCTAAAGATGTCGGCATTGAGTTATACACTTTTTCTAAGACCTTTAATATGGCAGGGTGGCGTTTGGCATTTGCGGCAGGAAATGAACAATTGATTGAAGCGCTTAATTTGCTACAAGACCACCTTTTTGTAAGTATCTTCCCTGCTATTCAAGATGCGGGAGCAGTAGCTCTTTTAGATGAAAAAGCAAAAGCAGCAATCGCAGGGTTAAATCAGAAATACAACGAGCGTCGCCATGCTTTTGTTCAAGCAGCAGAAAAAATTGGTTGGCATGCTTTTGAGTCAAAAGGGTCATTCTATGCTTGGATGCCCGTACCAGAAGGGGATGACAGCGAAAGCTTTGCAGATTTGCTATTAAATGAAGCTCATGTTGCTGTCGCACCAGGAAAAGGTTTTGGAGAACAAGGAGACGGATACGTCAGAATCGGCTTGCTCGTCGAACCAGACCGCCTTGTCGAAGCCGTCGAGCGAATTAACAAACTGAAATTATTTGAAAAATAG